From Chiloscyllium punctatum isolate Juve2018m chromosome 36, sChiPun1.3, whole genome shotgun sequence, the proteins below share one genomic window:
- the LOC140460923 gene encoding sulfhydryl oxidase 1-like, with translation MAPCGPGADTRHWAPPPSWCSCCVTGHTARLYSRQEPVTILEADGVKGLFGNPSAAWVVEFYWSWGGPCVNSGATWKVLGPGGERYLN, from the coding sequence atgGCGCCGTGCGGCCCCGGGGCAGACACCCGTCACTGGGCACCGCCGCCTTCCTGGTGCAGCTGCTGTGTCACGGGCCACACCGCCCGGCTGTACAGCAGGCAGGAGCCGGTGACCATTCTGGAGGCGGATGGGGTTAAGGGCCTGTTTGGGAACCCGTCGGCCGCCTGGGTGGTGGAGTTCTACTGGTCGTGGGGCGGCCCCTGTGTCAACTCTGGGGCCACCTGGAAGGTACTGGGCCCGGGAGGTGAAAG